A region of the Terriglobales bacterium genome:
GCGGATTCCACCTCAGCCCGGGAGCGCTGCTTTACAACGGGAATCAGCTTAGCGGCAAGGCTACCGTTCCCGGCGGACAATCGTTCACTCTTGGCGGGACCGATTACATCAGCGATCCGACCAGCCCTCTTTCCGGAAATGGGAAGATGGCCTTCAGCAAGGCCGGGCCAATGTTCCTGCTTGGCTGGGGAAATCTGGCGCGCCGCAGCGAACGCCATTTCGGCATGACGTTCGACATCGGAGCGGTTTACCAGGGAGTGCCGCGAACGACGCTGAGCTTCGGCGGACGCGCTTGCGACTCGACTGGACTGAACTGCGCCGACGTGACCACCGATCCCACGTTCCAGAGCAACGTTCTTTCCGAGCAAGCGAAGATCAACCATTCGGCTTCGCCCGCCCGCTTTTTCCCGGTGATCTCCATGGGCTTCGGATACAAGTTCTAACTCCTGTTCGATTCAACTCTTCAGGGCCTCGACTTCGGTCGAGGCCTTTTATTGTTCCTTGGCTCGAATACGCTGGCATCTTGTGATTTATAAGTTACAATAGTCTCGATGATCGACGTTCTCCGATACATCAACCCCGAAGAAAAGGACCTGTTTGGAGAATGGTTGAATCGATTGCGAGATGAGAAGGCGCGCGCCAGAGTAATGATTCGAATCGACCGAGTTGAGGTCGGTAATTTCCGCGATTGCAAGGCGCTTGGCAACGGACTTTACGAGCTCCGAGTTGATTGGGGTCCAGGTTATCGCGTCTATTTTGCACGCATCGGCAAAACTAGGGTGTTGCTTCTATGCGGGGGAGATAAACGAACTCAGCCTAGTGACGTCGTGCGGGCACGTGAGTGTCTGGAGGACTACAAACGGAGGACAGCCAAGAGATGAAACACAAGCCCAGCATTTCCCACCATGAAGCTACCATCCGTGAGCTGCCAACAAATCCGCGATTTGCGGCTGAATATCTTCGGGCGGCTTTGGAAGAGAGCGACGATCCCAAGGTTCTGCTTATTGCTTTACGACGTATTGCCGAATCAAGGGGAGGCATTGCCAAGGTGGCTAAAGCCGCAGGCATCGAACGAGAGAGCCTGTATCGTGCGCTGTCACCCGAAGGAAACCCACGGCTTTCGACGCTGCTGGCTGTGACCAGGGCGGTCGGCTTGAGGCTTACCGTCGAGTTGGCAACGTAGCAGGGCGGATGATTCGCACAAAATCGAGAACAGTGTTCTAATTTCTCCGCAGCGGCCACAGGCAGCCGGACTGAACTCAAGGAGGAAGTCTCTTATGAAGAAACTGAATCTCATTCTCTCGCTCGCAGCAATGCTGATCTTCAGCGCTGCTGCTTTTGCCGCGACGCCGCAGGATGCGCAGAGCAGCCAGCAACCGAGTGCGCAATCGGGAACAGGACACGGTCATGGGGCGGGCGAAGGACACGGTCGCGGCATGATGATGAATTCCGATGAAATGCTCGACCACATGTCTAAGGAACTGAACCTGACCGACGATCAAAAAACCAAGATCAAACCGATCCTGGAAGAGCAGATGAAGCAAATGCAGGATGCTCGCGAGAGCACGTCAGGATCGCAGCAGGACCGTCGTGCCAAAATGAAACAGATTCACGAGAACACCATGAGCCAGATTCGTCCCATCCTCAATTCCGACCAGCAGAAGAAGCTTGAGGAGATGATGAGCCGTCGCGGCGAGCGTGGCGAGGGACATCAGCACAGCGGAGATACTTCGAACCCGCAGTAACTAGGGTTCGGTCATCGCTTGAACTCAGTTCAACAGTGAACTGTCATCCCTCGCGCCGCAGTGAATTGCCATTGCTGAAGATAATCTGGGTTTACGGCGCGGGGGATCTGTTGTTCTTAGAGACTGGAACACAAGCAGGTCCCCCGCGCAGCAAAACCAAATTGTGGAAGATCTCAGTTGGTTCTAGCTGCGCGAGGGATGACAGTGACAATTAAGTAGCTTCTATTCATGTCTTTCTCCAGCGGAAGAGCAAAGCGTAAGCTCAACGACGTTGAGCTCTACGACTATGCTGTGGCATCGCTCGCTCGCAAGATGCGCACGGTTGCCGAATTGAAGAGGCTTTTGCGCGCACGCGCCTCAAATGATGACGACGGCACTCTTGCCGTCGAAGCTGTGATCGCCAAACTCAAAGAGCAAAAGTATCTAAATGACTCTCGCTACGCCGCCGCATATTCCCAATACCGGCAAAGCAACGAGAAGTTCGGACGAAGGCGGGTGATCGCCGATCTCAAAGCAAAAGGTGTACACAGCGAGGTAATCGAGCGCGCGGTGAGTAGCGCCTACGAAGAGATAAATGAAGAGAAGCTCGCGCGGCAGTTTCTGGATCGCAAGCGTCTGCATAAGCCAGGGAACGAGCGCGAGTCTGCGCGCGTTTTCCGCATGCTTGTACGCGCGGGTTTTTCTACCAACATAATCTTCAAGGTGCTTAAACGCTGGGATATCGACGATGAGGTGCTTTCCGCTCTCGAATCCGAAACGGAACCATCGAGCATCGATTAAGGGCAACTGCCAGAGCCTCACATGCTCAATGGAAGGCTTTGATTACTGATGACTCACGCCTGGCAACTCCTTCCTTGACTTCATTTTCCCTGCAAGCTAAGTTCGGCAAATAAGCTCACACTGAGGACGAACGCTTGCCCAACCGACTGATCACCCTGACCACCGACTTCGGGTTAAACGACCACTTTGTGGGAACAATGAAGGGTGTGATTCTCAACATCAATCCGGAGGCGCAGATCGTCGATATCTGCAATTCTGTCCAATCATTCGATGTGCTCGACGGCGCGCTGGCCATTGCTCAAGCTGCATCCTACTTCCCTTCTGACACGGTGCACGTTGTAGTGGTCGATCCCGGAGTGGGAACGCAGCGGCGTCCGATCCTCGCTGTAAACGAGAAACATATCTTCATCGCTCCTGACAATGGCGTGCTCTCGCTGGTCTATGAGCGCTCGGAACGACTGAGCGTCCGTCATGTGACCTCTGAGCATTACTTCCTGCAGCCGGTAAGCCAAACTTTTCACGGTCGCGACGTCTTTGCCGCCTGCGCGGGCTGGCTTAGTAAAGGCGTGGAAGTCGCGAAATTCGGCGAAGAGATTACTGACTACATCCGCTTCTCCGCTCCTAAACCGAAGTCTGTGAGCGAAAACAGCTTCAAAGGCGTGGTGCTGAAGACGGACAAATTCGGGAATTTGATCACCAACATCACGCCAAAAGACATTCCGCAGCTCTTCGAACACACTCCACCGGCGTTTCGCATCGTAATCGGCAAAGCTGAAGTTACGAAGATCCGAAGCGCCTACGCCCAGGCTACGCCGGGGGAGATCTTCGGAATCCTGGGCAGCATGGGTTATCTGGAGATTTCTGCGAATCGTGCCGCCGCGAATCGACTTGCAGGTGCTGATAAGGGCAGCGATGTCTCCGTTGTCCTGGCCTAGCAACGAAGCATGAAACGAGTTCTGCACTTGATCTGGATTGCGACACGCGGACATCGGCTCGCACCGTGGCGGAGCCCATATCTGCGTTGGCGAATCGAGACCTACACCGGCATCAAGATGGACAAGATCGGCTTCCTCGAATTCTGGACATTTCTCTGGCGCACCCGCCACGAGCTTGTACGCTTCCTGCAGTGGACTGCAACCATGGAAGATTACGCACGTCCCAAGCCTAAGAATCCGTAGCCATCAAAACTCAGGATATGTCGGCGG
Encoded here:
- a CDS encoding type II toxin-antitoxin system RelE/ParE family toxin; translation: MIDVLRYINPEEKDLFGEWLNRLRDEKARARVMIRIDRVEVGNFRDCKALGNGLYELRVDWGPGYRVYFARIGKTRVLLLCGGDKRTQPSDVVRARECLEDYKRRTAKR
- a CDS encoding addiction module antidote protein, coding for MKHKPSISHHEATIRELPTNPRFAAEYLRAALEESDDPKVLLIALRRIAESRGGIAKVAKAAGIERESLYRALSPEGNPRLSTLLAVTRAVGLRLTVELAT
- a CDS encoding regulatory protein RecX, encoding MSFSSGRAKRKLNDVELYDYAVASLARKMRTVAELKRLLRARASNDDDGTLAVEAVIAKLKEQKYLNDSRYAAAYSQYRQSNEKFGRRRVIADLKAKGVHSEVIERAVSSAYEEINEEKLARQFLDRKRLHKPGNERESARVFRMLVRAGFSTNIIFKVLKRWDIDDEVLSALESETEPSSID
- a CDS encoding SAM-dependent chlorinase/fluorinase is translated as MPNRLITLTTDFGLNDHFVGTMKGVILNINPEAQIVDICNSVQSFDVLDGALAIAQAASYFPSDTVHVVVVDPGVGTQRRPILAVNEKHIFIAPDNGVLSLVYERSERLSVRHVTSEHYFLQPVSQTFHGRDVFAACAGWLSKGVEVAKFGEEITDYIRFSAPKPKSVSENSFKGVVLKTDKFGNLITNITPKDIPQLFEHTPPAFRIVIGKAEVTKIRSAYAQATPGEIFGILGSMGYLEISANRAAANRLAGADKGSDVSVVLA